A window of the Camelus dromedarius isolate mCamDro1 chromosome 5, mCamDro1.pat, whole genome shotgun sequence genome harbors these coding sequences:
- the BNIP2 gene encoding BCL2/adenovirus E1B 19 kDa protein-interacting protein 2 isoform X2 — MEGVELKEEWQDEDFPIPLPEDDSIEADILAVTGPESQPGSVEVNGNKVRKKLMAPDISLTLDPSDGSVLSDDLDESGEIDLDGLDTPSEDSNEFEWEDDLPKPKTTEVIRKGSITEYSTAEEKEDGRRWRMFRIGEQDHRVDMKAIEPYKKVISHGGYYGDGLNAIVVFAVCFMPESGQPNYRYLMDNLFKYVIGTLELLVAENYMIVYLNGATTRRKMPSLGWLRKCYQQIDRRLRKNLKSLIIVHPSWFIRTLLAVTRPFISSKFSQKIRYVFNLAELAELVPMEYVGIPECIKQVDQELNGKQDEPKSEQ, encoded by the exons ATGGAAGGTGTAGAACTTAAGGAAGAATGGCAAGATGAAGATTTTCCAAT ACCTTTACCGGAAGATGATAGTATTGAAGCAGATATATTAGCTGTAACTGGACCAGAGAGTCAGCCTG GCTCAGTAGAAGTTAATGgcaataaagtaagaaaaaaactaATGGCTCCAGACATTAGCCTGACTCTGGATCCTAGTGATGGCTCTGTGTTGTCAGATGACTTGGATGAAAGCGGGGAGATTGACTTAGATGGCTTAGATACACCATCCGAGGACAGTAATGAATTTGAGTGGGAAG ATGATCTTCCCAAACCTAAGACTACTGAAGTTATTAGGAAAGGCTCAATTACTGAATATTcaacagcagaagaaaaagaagacggACGACGATGGCGTATGTTCAGAATTGGAGAACAGGACCACAGGGTTGATATGAAAGCAATTGAGCCCTATAAAAAAGTTATCAGCCATGGAG GATATTATGGGGATGGATTAAACGCCATCGTTGTGTTTGCTGTCTGTTTTATGCCCGAAAGTGGTCAACCTAACTATAGATACCTGATGGACAATCTCTTTAA GTATGTTATTGGCACTTTGGAGCTGTTAGTAGCAGAAAACTACATGATAGTTTATTTAAATGGTGCAACAACTCGAAGAAAAATGCCCAGTTTGGGATGGCTCAGGAAATGCTATCAACAGATTGATAGACG GTTACGGAAAAACCTAAAATCTCTAATCATTGTACATCCCTCTTGGTTTATCAGAACACTTCTGGCTGTCACAAGACCATTTATTAG CTCAAAATTCAGCCAAAAAATTAGATACGTCTTTAATTTGGCAGAACTAGCGGAACTTGTCCCCATGGAATATGTTGGCATACCAGAATGCATAAAAca AGTTGATCAAGAGCTTAATGGAAAACAAGATGAACCAAAAAGTGAGCAGTAA
- the BNIP2 gene encoding BCL2/adenovirus E1B 19 kDa protein-interacting protein 2 isoform X3 has translation MKIFQCSVEVNGNKVRKKLMAPDISLTLDPSDGSVLSDDLDESGEIDLDGLDTPSEDSNEFEWEDDLPKPKTTEVIRKGSITEYSTAEEKEDGRRWRMFRIGEQDHRVDMKAIEPYKKVISHGGYYGDGLNAIVVFAVCFMPESGQPNYRYLMDNLFKYVIGTLELLVAENYMIVYLNGATTRRKMPSLGWLRKCYQQIDRRLRKNLKSLIIVHPSWFIRTLLAVTRPFISSKFSQKIRYVFNLAELAELVPMEYVGIPECIKQYEEEKLKKKQKRVDQELNGKQDEPKSEQ, from the exons ATGAAGATTTTCCAAT GCTCAGTAGAAGTTAATGgcaataaagtaagaaaaaaactaATGGCTCCAGACATTAGCCTGACTCTGGATCCTAGTGATGGCTCTGTGTTGTCAGATGACTTGGATGAAAGCGGGGAGATTGACTTAGATGGCTTAGATACACCATCCGAGGACAGTAATGAATTTGAGTGGGAAG ATGATCTTCCCAAACCTAAGACTACTGAAGTTATTAGGAAAGGCTCAATTACTGAATATTcaacagcagaagaaaaagaagacggACGACGATGGCGTATGTTCAGAATTGGAGAACAGGACCACAGGGTTGATATGAAAGCAATTGAGCCCTATAAAAAAGTTATCAGCCATGGAG GATATTATGGGGATGGATTAAACGCCATCGTTGTGTTTGCTGTCTGTTTTATGCCCGAAAGTGGTCAACCTAACTATAGATACCTGATGGACAATCTCTTTAA GTATGTTATTGGCACTTTGGAGCTGTTAGTAGCAGAAAACTACATGATAGTTTATTTAAATGGTGCAACAACTCGAAGAAAAATGCCCAGTTTGGGATGGCTCAGGAAATGCTATCAACAGATTGATAGACG GTTACGGAAAAACCTAAAATCTCTAATCATTGTACATCCCTCTTGGTTTATCAGAACACTTCTGGCTGTCACAAGACCATTTATTAG CTCAAAATTCAGCCAAAAAATTAGATACGTCTTTAATTTGGCAGAACTAGCGGAACTTGTCCCCATGGAATATGTTGGCATACCAGAATGCATAAAAca GTAtgaagaagaaaagttaaaaaagaaacagaaaag AGTTGATCAAGAGCTTAATGGAAAACAAGATGAACCAAAAAGTGAGCAGTAA
- the BNIP2 gene encoding BCL2/adenovirus E1B 19 kDa protein-interacting protein 2 isoform X4, with amino-acid sequence MEGVELKEEWQDEDFPIPLPEDDSIEADILAVTGPESQPGSVEVNGNKVRKKLMAPDISLTLDPSDGSVLSDDLDESGEIDLDGLDTPSEDSNEFEWEDDLPKPKTTEVIRKGSITEYSTAEEKEDGRRWRMFRIGEQDHRVDMKAIEPYKKVISHGGYYGDGLNAIVVFAVCFMPESGQPNYRYLMDNLFKYVIGTLELLVAENYMIVYLNGATTRRKMPSLGWLRKCYQQIDRRVDQELNGKQDEPKSEQ; translated from the exons ATGGAAGGTGTAGAACTTAAGGAAGAATGGCAAGATGAAGATTTTCCAAT ACCTTTACCGGAAGATGATAGTATTGAAGCAGATATATTAGCTGTAACTGGACCAGAGAGTCAGCCTG GCTCAGTAGAAGTTAATGgcaataaagtaagaaaaaaactaATGGCTCCAGACATTAGCCTGACTCTGGATCCTAGTGATGGCTCTGTGTTGTCAGATGACTTGGATGAAAGCGGGGAGATTGACTTAGATGGCTTAGATACACCATCCGAGGACAGTAATGAATTTGAGTGGGAAG ATGATCTTCCCAAACCTAAGACTACTGAAGTTATTAGGAAAGGCTCAATTACTGAATATTcaacagcagaagaaaaagaagacggACGACGATGGCGTATGTTCAGAATTGGAGAACAGGACCACAGGGTTGATATGAAAGCAATTGAGCCCTATAAAAAAGTTATCAGCCATGGAG GATATTATGGGGATGGATTAAACGCCATCGTTGTGTTTGCTGTCTGTTTTATGCCCGAAAGTGGTCAACCTAACTATAGATACCTGATGGACAATCTCTTTAA GTATGTTATTGGCACTTTGGAGCTGTTAGTAGCAGAAAACTACATGATAGTTTATTTAAATGGTGCAACAACTCGAAGAAAAATGCCCAGTTTGGGATGGCTCAGGAAATGCTATCAACAGATTGATAGACG AGTTGATCAAGAGCTTAATGGAAAACAAGATGAACCAAAAAGTGAGCAGTAA
- the BNIP2 gene encoding BCL2/adenovirus E1B 19 kDa protein-interacting protein 2 isoform X1 — MEGVELKEEWQDEDFPIPLPEDDSIEADILAVTGPESQPGSVEVNGNKVRKKLMAPDISLTLDPSDGSVLSDDLDESGEIDLDGLDTPSEDSNEFEWEDDLPKPKTTEVIRKGSITEYSTAEEKEDGRRWRMFRIGEQDHRVDMKAIEPYKKVISHGGYYGDGLNAIVVFAVCFMPESGQPNYRYLMDNLFKYVIGTLELLVAENYMIVYLNGATTRRKMPSLGWLRKCYQQIDRRLRKNLKSLIIVHPSWFIRTLLAVTRPFISSKFSQKIRYVFNLAELAELVPMEYVGIPECIKQYEEEKLKKKQKRVDQELNGKQDEPKSEQ; from the exons ATGGAAGGTGTAGAACTTAAGGAAGAATGGCAAGATGAAGATTTTCCAAT ACCTTTACCGGAAGATGATAGTATTGAAGCAGATATATTAGCTGTAACTGGACCAGAGAGTCAGCCTG GCTCAGTAGAAGTTAATGgcaataaagtaagaaaaaaactaATGGCTCCAGACATTAGCCTGACTCTGGATCCTAGTGATGGCTCTGTGTTGTCAGATGACTTGGATGAAAGCGGGGAGATTGACTTAGATGGCTTAGATACACCATCCGAGGACAGTAATGAATTTGAGTGGGAAG ATGATCTTCCCAAACCTAAGACTACTGAAGTTATTAGGAAAGGCTCAATTACTGAATATTcaacagcagaagaaaaagaagacggACGACGATGGCGTATGTTCAGAATTGGAGAACAGGACCACAGGGTTGATATGAAAGCAATTGAGCCCTATAAAAAAGTTATCAGCCATGGAG GATATTATGGGGATGGATTAAACGCCATCGTTGTGTTTGCTGTCTGTTTTATGCCCGAAAGTGGTCAACCTAACTATAGATACCTGATGGACAATCTCTTTAA GTATGTTATTGGCACTTTGGAGCTGTTAGTAGCAGAAAACTACATGATAGTTTATTTAAATGGTGCAACAACTCGAAGAAAAATGCCCAGTTTGGGATGGCTCAGGAAATGCTATCAACAGATTGATAGACG GTTACGGAAAAACCTAAAATCTCTAATCATTGTACATCCCTCTTGGTTTATCAGAACACTTCTGGCTGTCACAAGACCATTTATTAG CTCAAAATTCAGCCAAAAAATTAGATACGTCTTTAATTTGGCAGAACTAGCGGAACTTGTCCCCATGGAATATGTTGGCATACCAGAATGCATAAAAca GTAtgaagaagaaaagttaaaaaagaaacagaaaag AGTTGATCAAGAGCTTAATGGAAAACAAGATGAACCAAAAAGTGAGCAGTAA